In one Brevibacillus choshinensis genomic region, the following are encoded:
- a CDS encoding efflux RND transporter permease subunit, protein MSNRSFVSIVPALARLLAVVCCLLGIGAVIRMDITTFPDRPVPVYTIHLTVPGLTTGKIDETVTRPVEESVRAVGNALTITSESHPGSASVTVETTERIGSDYKERLEKKLSEVTKQLPVKQWSINQDNLNENRIGFYLLHGNDVQTLSDVAHYTVYEKLISLPGIARVEIDDSSVQKQVDILFRPSMLLAYGLTPGDVLDQLPGDVIDEQMGTVGQNKDQASFLWSSMTEGPQGLGKQLIATDQGYVTLKTLADIRDLRGSKGDEVSVYRGSPAVGITLLAADVGQVPSMRTQAAEAIRELNEAAGGKYRIDLFDDHAGPLAGAVWQFTLLAALAAVACSVLLYVSQRSVGVSLLSLLAVVMATGCTLGGMWLTGIPLTYTSIGPVIVFSLLYTGAGSALVQRLRRQKGNSFPISLQESWKLLKPLLLGVVILAACWTGLMLTDLLEGRDRIVLYDAWPVLVLGTVALVLVYGFITPVLAGTWLPGLSAQPIRQARSPGKATGYLWKRWERFVKQGYLPYGITLVASLLLVVLLHSFVMVDEYGKLATNDKTLTLEMVQGSSVDDAMRASQIADERLRELAEINDVYTVASKDRLSLHLKLADRYDWTMTLADLEKELDKRLRDIPGTDPFAFVVSEDMKTRLEFTVKGPSLLTTQGIAQEVLTQLQKYTSRDEDGREIITDERIGEGSENTIIEIRPKADMLARYRVSEAEIKKQLESYLGEKSAGSVYWNEQSVPVVVRFPDKWMEHPDQVKNILIRTPAGKVHLGDLVHWQVGKVPLVYQREDGLYVFTVSSAVRDAGRIDSLSYVLPLRMQKTMIIPEGYSILNADELKKLKEEQTDKVDWSGRVLVTTGLIATVLVASLLLQRRKRDGLLALVILPVLSGAVLVGLLIMDRPMNGMAFYGMMGAGAILLQQALVLLDDMFAARGEGEETSIWDAVRSGFGRALASQWTVFASVLIASLPLSFGWGAGVDPFASFACTLLFGTLLAAFAAIVLVPGIHHATEWSQATKTELTLPIVLERIQVWWENERVRKQDVRERKRWLKQRRKELLSDRGGSNAQPPKDLSREDFLPLPAQATDANQ, encoded by the coding sequence ATGAGTAATCGGTCGTTTGTATCCATAGTTCCCGCTTTGGCACGTCTTCTCGCAGTCGTTTGCTGCCTGCTGGGGATTGGCGCTGTGATTCGGATGGACATTACCACTTTTCCGGATCGTCCGGTACCAGTCTACACGATTCATTTGACCGTTCCGGGATTGACAACTGGCAAGATCGACGAGACGGTCACTCGGCCAGTAGAGGAATCTGTCCGAGCGGTTGGGAACGCGCTTACGATTACGTCCGAGTCACATCCAGGCTCTGCGTCCGTCACCGTAGAGACCACTGAACGCATCGGGTCTGATTATAAGGAACGTTTGGAAAAGAAACTGAGTGAAGTGACAAAGCAGCTCCCCGTTAAGCAGTGGAGCATCAATCAAGACAATCTGAATGAGAATCGAATCGGGTTTTACCTGCTGCACGGCAACGATGTACAGACGTTATCAGATGTGGCCCATTACACCGTGTACGAAAAGCTTATCAGCCTGCCCGGTATCGCACGTGTAGAGATCGATGACAGCTCGGTCCAAAAACAAGTAGACATTTTATTCCGTCCTTCCATGCTGCTCGCGTACGGGCTGACACCAGGCGATGTCCTCGATCAGCTCCCAGGAGACGTGATCGACGAACAGATGGGAACCGTAGGCCAAAACAAGGATCAGGCATCCTTTCTCTGGTCCAGCATGACGGAAGGGCCACAAGGCTTGGGCAAGCAATTGATTGCGACGGATCAAGGATACGTCACGTTGAAAACACTGGCGGACATTCGCGATTTGCGAGGCAGTAAAGGAGACGAAGTGAGTGTCTATCGCGGCTCACCTGCGGTAGGAATTACCCTTTTGGCTGCTGATGTGGGACAGGTTCCCTCGATGCGTACGCAGGCTGCCGAAGCGATACGCGAATTGAACGAAGCAGCTGGTGGCAAATACAGGATCGATCTGTTTGACGACCACGCCGGGCCTCTCGCGGGTGCGGTCTGGCAGTTCACTTTGCTCGCGGCACTTGCTGCAGTAGCATGCTCGGTGCTCCTCTACGTTTCCCAGAGGAGCGTGGGAGTTTCACTGCTCTCGTTACTGGCGGTCGTCATGGCGACTGGTTGTACTTTGGGGGGCATGTGGCTCACGGGAATCCCGCTGACCTATACCTCGATTGGCCCGGTCATCGTCTTTTCCCTGTTGTACACGGGTGCTGGGTCTGCGCTTGTTCAGCGATTGAGGCGGCAAAAAGGGAATTCTTTTCCCATCAGTTTGCAGGAGTCATGGAAGCTGCTGAAGCCGCTCTTACTCGGGGTTGTGATCCTAGCGGCGTGCTGGACAGGTCTGATGCTGACCGATTTGCTCGAAGGAAGAGACCGGATCGTGCTTTACGATGCTTGGCCTGTGCTCGTACTGGGTACAGTAGCTCTCGTCCTCGTCTATGGATTCATCACTCCGGTATTAGCAGGAACGTGGCTACCAGGTTTGTCAGCTCAGCCTATTCGTCAAGCTCGTAGTCCAGGAAAGGCGACAGGCTACTTATGGAAACGCTGGGAGCGCTTCGTGAAGCAAGGGTATTTACCTTACGGGATTACACTCGTTGCCTCTCTTCTTTTGGTCGTACTGCTCCATTCTTTCGTGATGGTTGATGAATATGGGAAACTGGCGACCAATGATAAGACGCTCACGTTGGAAATGGTTCAAGGAAGCAGCGTGGATGATGCGATGAGAGCGTCCCAAATCGCTGACGAACGATTGCGTGAACTCGCTGAAATTAACGATGTGTATACGGTGGCATCCAAGGATAGACTGTCGCTGCATCTAAAGCTGGCAGACAGGTACGACTGGACGATGACGCTCGCGGATCTGGAAAAGGAACTGGACAAACGCCTTCGAGACATTCCGGGGACGGACCCGTTCGCGTTTGTCGTGAGTGAGGATATGAAGACGCGTCTAGAATTTACTGTGAAGGGACCCTCCTTGCTCACGACGCAAGGAATCGCACAGGAAGTACTGACTCAGCTGCAAAAGTACACGTCACGTGATGAAGACGGACGAGAGATCATTACCGATGAAAGAATCGGAGAAGGCTCAGAGAATACCATCATCGAAATCCGTCCCAAAGCGGACATGCTGGCACGGTATCGGGTATCCGAAGCAGAGATTAAAAAGCAATTGGAAAGCTATCTAGGGGAAAAGTCAGCGGGGAGCGTCTACTGGAACGAGCAAAGTGTACCTGTAGTGGTGCGCTTTCCAGACAAGTGGATGGAGCATCCCGATCAGGTGAAAAACATTTTGATCCGCACGCCAGCGGGAAAAGTTCATCTGGGAGACCTCGTCCATTGGCAGGTCGGGAAAGTGCCGCTTGTTTATCAGCGCGAGGATGGCCTGTACGTCTTTACGGTAAGCAGCGCCGTTCGGGATGCGGGACGGATTGACTCGCTATCCTATGTCTTGCCTTTGCGGATGCAAAAGACGATGATCATTCCCGAAGGATATTCCATTTTGAACGCAGATGAGCTGAAAAAACTGAAGGAAGAGCAAACGGACAAAGTAGACTGGAGTGGGCGTGTGCTCGTTACCACAGGGCTCATCGCCACCGTTCTAGTAGCGAGTCTTCTCTTGCAGCGCAGGAAGCGTGACGGATTGCTGGCCCTGGTAATCTTGCCAGTCCTGTCGGGAGCTGTCTTAGTGGGATTACTGATCATGGATCGACCGATGAACGGAATGGCCTTTTACGGCATGATGGGAGCTGGCGCGATCCTGCTGCAGCAAGCGCTCGTCTTGCTAGATGATATGTTTGCAGCGAGGGGAGAGGGAGAAGAGACTTCGATATGGGATGCGGTCCGCTCTGGCTTTGGGCGAGCTCTAGCCAGCCAATGGACTGTCTTCGCCTCCGTCTTGATCGCTAGTCTGCCACTTTCTTTCGGATGGGGGGCAGGAGTGGATCCGTTCGCTTCCTTTGCTTGCACCCTTCTTTTCGGAACTCTGCTCGC